The Curtobacterium poinsettiae DNA segment CGCCCGCCACGAGCAGGCCGTCCACCTGGTCGACGTCGTCCTGCGCCGCACGAACCTGGCGTTCGTCGGCGGGGTCACGATCGACCTGCTCGACGAGCTGGCCGACGTGCTCGCCGAGGCGCTCGGTTGGACGACCGAGGAGCGCGCGGACGAGGTCCAGCGCACGCTCGACGTGCTGCGTGAGTCGCACGGCGTGATCGTGCCGCTGACGTCCGCGTCGGCGTCGCAGCTCGCGTAGTCGACGCGACCGATAACGGACGGGAGGCCCGGTACCAGCTGGTACCGGGCCTCCCGTCTCGGCCGTCACCCCGCTGGCGCGGTGCGCCGGTACCGGCGGGTGGGGCCGGCCTCCCGTCTGTCTGCTGGTCGCGTCAGAACCGCTCGCCGGTGGGGTCGAGCGCCGTGCGGTCGATGAGCTGGTCGCCGCCGACCGGCTCGCCTTCCCAGTCGACCAGGCGCCAGCCGTCGGCGAACGAGCCCTCGAGTTCGACGATGCCGGTGTTCTCCAGGTGGCGCTTGGTGCCGAAGTGGTCCGGGGTGTTCTGCGCAGCTGCGCTCGCCCACGTGCGGATCGCGGCACCGTGGCTGACGGCGGCGGCGACCGCGACCCCGGTGGTCTCGATCTGCCGGACGGCGTCGTCGTAACGCTCGAAGAACTCGGTGCCGCTCTCGGCACCGGGCATCCGGGTCGTGCGGTCGCCGCCGGACCAGCCGTGCACGGTGGAGATGTAGGTCTGCACGGACACCGTGTCGCTCTTGCCCTGCGTGTCACCCGCCTCGATCTCACGCAGGCCCGGCAGCACCACGGGCTCGAGGCCCAGCGAGGTCGCGAGGGGCGCCGCGGTGATCTGCGTGCGGACCATCGACGAGACGAACAGTCGCTCGATCCCCCGGTCGGCGAGCGCTGCGGGCAGGGCGTCGGCCTGCTGCTGCCCGAGCTCGGTCAGCCCCGGTCCGGGCACCACGGCATCGAGGATGCCGTGCACGTTCGCGGGGGTCTGGCCGTGGCGGATGAGCAGCAGTCGCATGCCGCCACCCTACGGACCGCCGCTGACGTCAGCCCTGCCGGGTGTTCCAGCGGGGGTTCTCCTTGTTGATGACGTAGACGCGGCCCCGGCGTCGGACCACCTGCGAGCCGGGGATCTTCTTCAGGGCCTTGAGGGAGTTGCGGACCTTCACGACGAGCCTCCTTGTTGATAACGGTTGTCAGTTACAGTAGCGGACATGCGTGCTGCTGCCATCACCCTCGTCACCGCCCTGCACCGGGTCGACGCCGACCGCGTCGCCGCCCGGATCTCGGACGGGCACCGGATGCACGTCGCCGGGAGTGCCTTCGCCACCGCCCGTGCCGTGGCCGACCGCGCCGACCAGCTCGACCGGGTCTGCGGGCCAGATGCGCCCCACGGGCTCGTCGTCACCCTGCACCCCGGGGCCGATGCGCGAGCCGTCGGCATGCTGCTCGCCAACGCGGCACGGTCCGAGACCGGCGACGACC contains these protein-coding regions:
- a CDS encoding histidine phosphatase family protein — translated: MRLLLIRHGQTPANVHGILDAVVPGPGLTELGQQQADALPAALADRGIERLFVSSMVRTQITAAPLATSLGLEPVVLPGLREIEAGDTQGKSDTVSVQTYISTVHGWSGGDRTTRMPGAESGTEFFERYDDAVRQIETTGVAVAAAVSHGAAIRTWASAAAQNTPDHFGTKRHLENTGIVELEGSFADGWRLVDWEGEPVGGDQLIDRTALDPTGERF
- the ykgO gene encoding type B 50S ribosomal protein L36, which encodes MKVRNSLKALKKIPGSQVVRRRGRVYVINKENPRWNTRQG